A window from Bactrocera neohumeralis isolate Rockhampton unplaced genomic scaffold, APGP_CSIRO_Bneo_wtdbg2-racon-allhic-juicebox.fasta_v2 ctg5817, whole genome shotgun sequence encodes these proteins:
- the LOC126767364 gene encoding cyclin-dependent kinase 5-like, producing the protein MLLHNVYDEAVDPWAVGAIFFELVFGVLLLPLGRVASLDGTRVEVDDTDVHRLIRLIYLLGTPTAGGAALAPPDYDEGVRRSLPQQRAGQLFPTADGHSDSALAAAMPRLIGTEGVALLQALLRCNPQERITSADALRFLSFS; encoded by the coding sequence ATGCTGTTGCACAATGTGTACGATGAGGCGGTGGACCCGTGGGCCGTCGGCGCCATCTTCTTTGAACTCGTGTTCGGCGTCCTGCTTCTGCCACTGGGTCGGGTCGCCAGCCTCGACGGCACGCGGGTGGAGGTCGACGACACCGACGTTCACCGCCTTATCCGGCTTATCTATTTGCTCGGGACGCCCACCGCGGGAGGGGCCGCGCTCGCACCGCCCGACTACGACGAGGGCGTGCGCCGTTCTCTGCCGCAGCAGCGCGCCGGCCAGCTGTTCCCGACGGCGGATGGCCACAGCGACAGTGCGCTGGCTGCGGCCATGCCGCGACTGATCGGGACGGAGGGAGTGGCGCTGCTGCAGGCGCTCTTGCGGTGCAACCCGCAGGAGCGCATCACCTCCGCCGACGCTTTGCGTTTCCTTTCCTTTTCGTAG
- the LOC126767365 gene encoding uncharacterized protein LOC126767365 produces the protein MRGSRYEFLESVGEGNYGALYRGVARGARWPRNAIIAGKKVKQAGSSRNVLRELSIQRCVASSPYVVALHNVVPRDEEKVLLILEFLPMNLREFMNSFGCSHRQQAVQELRELLVPLSYTRDRF, from the coding sequence ATGCGTGGCAGCCGCTATGAATTCCTGGAATCGGTAGGGGAGGGCAACTACGGCGCGCTCTACCGCGGCGTTGCCAGGGGTGCACGTTGGCCGCGGAATGCCATCATCGCCGGCAAGAAGGTGAAACAGGCTGGTAGCAGCCGCAACGTGCTTCGCGAGCTGAGCATCCAGCGATGCGTGGCGAGCTCGCCGTATGTGGTCGCACTGCACAACGTCGTCCCGCGGGATGAGGAAAAGGTGCTGCTCATTCTTGAATTTCTGCCAATGAATCTGCGCGAGTTCATGAACAGCTTTGGCTGCAGCCACCGCCAGCAAGCGGTGCAGGAGCTGCGCGAACTGCTCGTCCCTCTGTCATACACACGAGACAGATTCTGA
- the LOC126767366 gene encoding serine/arginine repetitive matrix protein 1-like — protein sequence MRTQELALQYHTLDTRVSMLSDTVANSLVRVTERASATASAGGATVNSRQRERQPARHDHIRSLQSVSRRALSHRRRLHARHRHPAPGVPHPRESSGRAAGGTHPGGRHSSRPAARQRERADACERGGRGNAHQRISPVRASLGATAATTPGSSLAHALEAPLRKGAGGRHTPSQGRLFDSTHPTPTMTSSSSRSRSQGEEDRSQPSSSSGLPPPVPTKSTKEETPTQQSMQEPKRPPPPTALRPAPTRPCWVVAAPSDSALSYRASCRCPTRQERADSPQRRRASREEKEEEQASAAEPRRQSLPGAWVPPVSDLLSASTDIDNTAATRTVEKQQRPQDEGRNSPRDDRPSAASGIVEGGIASSGERADPPQASAHRFDDWDDDERTTATGAKTPRWIFPWAATATTAATRFCRWTRRPQRQRGQTREGGGGSGITRPKRPPSRGCPARHAAQGLPGRH from the exons CTGCCACGGCCTCCGCAGGGGGTGCGACCGTGAACAGCCGCCAACGCGAACGCCAACCTGCACGGCACGACCACATTCGGTCACTCCAGTCTGTCAGCCGCCGAGCGCTCAGCCACCGCCGACGCCTCCATGCGCGGCACAGACATCCCGCTCCCGGCGTCCCACACCCCCGCGAGTCCAGCGGCAGAGCCGCAGGAGGCACACACCCCGGCGGTCGCCACTCCTCCCGCCCAGCGGCTCGCCAACGAGAGCGGGCTGATGCGTGCGAGCGGGGAGGACGCGGAAACGCGCATCAGCGCATTTCCCCTGTGCGCGCCAGCCTTGGCGCAACGGCAGCGACCACACCCGGCAGCAGCCTCGCCCACGCTCTGGAGGCCCCACTAAGAAAAGGGGCCGGTGGGCGCCACACGCCTTCCCAGGGACGCCTGTTTGACTCGACGCACCCAACGCCGACAATGACGTCCTCCTCCTCCCGCTCGCGGAGTCAGGGCGAGGAAGACAGGTCGCAGCCTTCGTCGTCCTCTGGCTTGCCACCCCCCGTGCCCACGAAATCGACCAAGGAGGAGACGCCGACGCAGCAGTCGATGCAGGAGCCAAAGCGCCCGCCACCCCCCACCGCCCTCCGGCCAGCGCCGACGCGACCCTGCTGGGTGGTGGCAGCACCGTCGGACAGCGCACTGTCATATCGCGCTTCATGCCGCTGCCCGACGAG GCAAGAAAGGGCAGACAGTCCTCAACGCCGCCGTGCTAGCCGCGAGGAAAAAGAGGAGGAGCAGGCGTCGGCTGCCGAGCCTCGGCGCCAGTCGTTGCCCGGAGCATGGGTGCCCCCCGTCAGCGACTTGCTGTCAGCGTCCACAGACATCGACAACACGGCCGCCACGCGGACGGTGGAGAAGCAGCAGCGACCGCAGGACGAGGGCCGAAACTCCCCTCGGGACGATCGGCCAAGTGCGGCGAGCGGCATCGTGGAGGGCGGCATCGCCTCCTCCGGCGAGCGCGCCGACCCGCCGCAGGCCAGCGCCCACCGCTTCGATGACTGGGACGACGACGAGAGGACGACAGCGACGGGAGCGAAAACCCCGCGGTGGATCTTCCCATGGGCAGCGACAGCGACGACAGCGGCGACGCGGTTCTGCCGATGGACGCGACGGCCACAACGCCAACGCGGGCAGACGCGTGAGGGGGGTGGCGGCAGTGGAATCACCAGACCCAAAAGGCCCCCAAGCCGCGGCTGCCCTGCGCGCCACGCCGCGCAAGGACTTCCTGGGCGGCATTAA